From the Pseudomonas sp. Teo4 genome, the window CTTGAACTGGATGACGATTTGCGATGAGCGCCGCGCCATGCGCTTGCCGGTGCGAAGGTAGAACGGCACCCCCGCCCAGCGCCAGTTGTCGATGTGAGCCTGAACGGCGACGAAGGTCTCGGTATCGCTGTCGTTGTCGACATCTTTCTCGAAGTAGTAGGCCGGCACTTCCTGGCCACCGATGCGCCCAGCGCCGTACTGGCCACGTACGGTCTTGTCCTGGACGTCCTGGCCGGTGATCGGCTTGAGGGCACGCAGAATCTTCACTTTCTCATCGCGCACTGCCTCGGCTTCGAATTGCGCGGGTGGTTCCATCGCCACCAGGCACAACAGCTGTAGCAGGTGGTTCTGCAGCATGTCACGGGTGGCACCGGCGCGGTCGTAGTAGGCGCCACGGTTTTCTACACCCAGCGTTTCGCAGACGCTGATCTGTACGTGGTCGACCTGGCCATTGCGCCATACCGGCTCCAGCAGGGCATTGGCGAAACGCAGGGCCATCAGGTTTTGTACGGTTTCCTTGCCCAGGTAGTGATCGATCCGGAACACCTGGGGTTCGGCGAAAACCGCGCCAATGGCTTCGTTGATGGCGGTGGCCGATTCCAGCGAATGACCGATGGGTTTTTCCAGCACGATTCGGGCTTCGCTGTCAGCCAGGCCGGCGATGCGCAGGTGGTTGGCGATCGGCACGAACAGGTTGGGCGCGGTGGCCAGGTAGAAGATGCGGGTCAGCCCGCCCGGTTCGCCAAGGTAGCGGGCCAGACGTCCGAAGTCCGCGCTCTGTGAGGCGTCCATGGTGAAATAGTCGAGGCGTGCGGAAAAACGCCGCCACACTTCTTCATCGAAGTCGTTACGGGCAATCTGCGCTCGGCAATGGCGTTCGGCGAGCTTGACGTATTCGCTGCGTGGCAGGTTGCGCCGGGCCAGTGCAATGATGCGCACGGCGTTGTTCAGGCGAGCCTCGCGATACAGGTGATAGAGCGCCGGCAGCAGCTTGTGCAGGGCCAGATCGCCCGTGCCACCGAATACCAGAATGTCGCAAGGAATAGTCAAACCACCACTCTCCACGTTCGTTTAACTGGGCGGGTTGGCGTGCATGTAGTATAACTACAAGAAAGCTACATCCCGGCCAGCCGATCATAACCGAGTCCAGCCTGTGAATCTGTTGCAACATATCGCTCAATCGCGCCACCTGCTGCGCAAATCGGAACTGAAAGTGGCTGACCATGTGCTGCTTGATCCGGCTGCCGTCATGCACAGCTCGATGGCCGACCTGGCTCACAGCGTGGGTATCAGCGAACCGACCATCGTGCGCTTCTGCCGCGCGATCGGCTGCTCGGGCTTCCAGGACCTGAAGTTGAAGCTGGCGCAGAGCCTGGCGGCCGGTGCCAGTTTCGGCCAGTTCGCGATCCACGAGGACGACTCGGTCGCCGACTACAGCCTGAAGATTTTCGACACTACCCTGCACACCCTCATGGAAGTGCGCGAACACCTCGACCCGCACGCATTGCAGCAGGCGGTGAGTGCCATGGCGCAGGCGCAGCGCGTGGAGTTCTACGGGTTTGGTGCCTCTGGCGCGGTGGCCGCCGATGCCCAGCACAAGTTCTTCCGCCTGTTGCTAAGTGCCGCCGCGTATTCCGACCCACATATGCAGGCGATGTCTGCAGTCACCCTGAAGCCAGGTGATGTCGCGGTCTGCATTTCGCAGTCGGGGCGTTCCAAGGACTTGCTGATTACCGCCAACCTGGTCCGTGAGAGCGGTGCCAACCTGATTACCCTGTGCCCAAGCCAGACGCCATTGGCCGAGCTGTCGACCGTCAACCTGGCGATCGATGTGCATGAGGACACTGAAATCTATACGCCGCTGACCTCGCGTATCGCCCACCTGGTGGTGATCGACGTGCTGGCCATGGGCGTGGCCATGGCGCGGGGGCCGAGCCTGGTCAACCACCTCAAGAGCGTGAAGCGCAGCTTGCGCAGCCTGCGGTTGTCGCCGAAGTCGATCAAGGCGATGGACGACTGATCGCGATTGTCTGTACCGGCCTCATCGTCGGTACAGGCGCCACAAATTTCACGGTTTTGTCACCATTCCACAGCCAAACCGTAAACCGCCAAGGCCAGTCTGAAACTCCCGCATCCTATCTGGGAGACAGGCAATGGCTCGTGACTACGACGGTACGTACCAACCCAACGCCAAGGCTCGCAAGCAGCAGGAAAAAGATCAGCGCCGCATGGAATATCGTCGCGCGATCGAGAGCTACTGCGACCAACGTCAATTGCTCCGCGACCTGGCGGATTACCCCGAACTGCAAGAGCTCACGGTGTGGCAGGCGTCGGCGGCAGTTTCCCCGAAAAACGCTCCACAAGCGCGCTGATCAACGCACGTTCGCTGCGGATGAACGCCAAAAACGCCAAGGCCACCGGCGACTGCCGCTTGGCCTTTGACTGCACTACGCACCAGCTGCGGTACAGGGGCAACTCTTCGACCGGCAGCTCCTTCAGCACCCCCGTGGCAAGCTCCAGATTCAGCGCATGGCGGGTCAGCAAGGCGATGCCAAGACCTGCGATCACGCATTCGCGCTGGGCGTCGGCAGAGGCGACTTCAAGGGTCTGGGTGAAGTGCACGCGCTTGTCCTTGAAGTACTCCTCGCAGGCCTTGCGCGTGCCTGAGCCTTGTTCACGGACCAGCAGGGTATGAGGCTCAAGGTCCTGCAAACGCAAGTGTTCGAGCTTGCACAGCGGGTGGTCCGGGGGAGCCACGGCGACGATCGGGTTGTTGAGGAACGGCAGGAACTCCAGGCCCATGTCCTGCGGCACCATCGACATGATGATCAGGTCGTCGCGATTGTCCGAAAGGCGCCGGATCGCCTGGGCACGGTTGACCACCGTGAGGGTCAGGTTGACCTCCGGGTGACGTTGCTTGAAGGCGGCGAACAGGTGTGGCACGAAGTACTTGGCGCTGGACTCGATCGCCAGCTTCAACTGCCCCTGCAGTGAACCCTGCATGTCCGACAGCTGCATGTCGAGGCTTTCCAGCCGGCCGAAGATATCCCGGCTGGCGCGCTGCAAGGCTTCGGCCGCCTCGGTCAGGTAAAGCTTCTTGCCGACATACTCGAACAATGGCTGGCCGATCAGCTCTTCCAGCTGGCGAATCTGTAGACTAACGGCGGGTTGCGTCAGCGCCATCTCCTCCGCCGCCCGGCTGTACGAGCGCAGATCACACACCTCGTTGAAGATCTGCAGTTGACGCAAAGTCATACGCATCAAGGACTTACGCATTTTTATCCGGGCTCCGGCAAAACCTTGTTACTGCACTATAAGCTTTTGCTAATACTGCCTCTAACAAATATTGATTTTTGTTTATCGTCCTTCAGCGCTAGGGTGAATACGCGACTGGCCAACAACGTCTGGTCACGCGCCGACCGGTAGAACCGGCTCGTCTGTTCCTACGGCTTTGGGAAGACTCCAGTGATAAAAAAAATCCTGATCGCCAACCGGGGTGAAATCGCAGTTCGGATCGTGCGTGCTTGCGCCGAGATGGGCATTCGCTCGGTTGCGATCTATTCCGACGCCGACCGTCATGCCTTGCACGTCAAGCGCGCCGATGAGGCCTACAGCATTGGTGCCGAGCCGCTGGCCGGTTATCTGAACCCGCGCAAGCTGGTCAACCTGGCTGTGGAAACTGGCTGCGATGCCCTGCACCCGGGTTACGGTTTCCTGTCGGAAAACGCTGAACTGGCAGAGATCTGCGCTGAGCGCGGAATCAAGTTCATCGGGCCGGCAGCCGATGTCATTCGCCGCATGGGCGACAAGACCGAAGCGCGCCGCACCATGATCGCCGCTGGCGTGCCGGTGACCCCAGGCACCGAAGGCAACGTTGCCGACATTCATGAAGCGCTGAGCGAAGGCGACCGCATCGGTTACCCGGTCATGCTCAAGGCCACCTCCGGCGGTGGCGGCCGCGGTATTCGCCGCTGCAACAGCCGTGAAGAGCTGGAACAGAACTTCCCTCGGGTTATCTCCGAAGCCACCAAAGCTTTCGGTTCGGCCGAAGTGTTCCTGGAAAAGTGCATCGTCAACCCAAAGCACATCGAAGCGCAAATCCTCGGTGACAGCTTCGGCAATGTCGTGCACCTGTTCGAGCGCGACTGCTCGATCCAGCGCCGTAACCAGAAGCTCATCGAAATTGCCCCAAGCCCGCAACTGACCCCTGAACAGCGCGCCTACATCGGTGACCTGGCAGTGCGTGCGGCCAAGGCGGTGAACTACGAAAACGCTGGTACCGTGGAGTTCCTGCTCGCCGATGGCGAGGTGTACTTCATGGAGATGAACACCCGGGTGCAGGTGGAACACACCATCACCGAGGAAATCACCGGCATCGACATCGTCCGTGAACAGATCCGCATCGCCTCGGGCTTGCCTCTTTCGGTCAAGCAGGAAGATATCCAGCACCGCGGCTATGCCTTGCAGTTCCGTATCAACGCCGAAGACCCGAAGAACAACTTCCTGCCAAGCTTCGGCAAGATCACCCGTTACTACGCCCCCGGCGGCCCGGGCGTGCGCACCGATACGGCGATCTACACCGGCTACACCATTCCACCGTTCTATGACTCGATGTGCCTGAAACTGGTGGTGTGGGCGCTGACCTGGGAAGAAGCCATGGACCGTGGCCTGCGGGCCCTGGATGACATGCGCGTGCAGGGGGTGAAGACCACCGCTGCGTACTACCAGGAAATCCTGCGCAATCCGGAATTCCGTAGCGGCCAGTTCAATACCAGCTTCGTGGAAAGCCACCCGGAACTGACCAACTACTCGATCAAGCGCAAACCCGAAGAGCTAGCCCTGGCCATCGCCGCCGCCATCGCCGCCCACGCAGGCCTGTGAGGAACTCCATAATGTCCAAGAAAATTCACGTAACCGACACGATCCTGCGCGACGCCCACCAGTCCCTGCTGGCTACCCGCATGCGTACCGAAGACATGCTGCCGATCTGCGACAAGCTCGACAAGGTCGGCTACTGGTCGCTGGAAGTCTGGGGCGGTGCCACCTTCGACGCCTGTGTACGCTTCCTCAAGGAAGACCCGTGGGAGCGCCTGCGCAAGCTGCGTGCCGCGCTGCCCAATACCCGTCTGCAGATGCTGCTGCGCGGCCAGAACCTGCTGGGCTACCGCCACTACAGCGATGACGTGGTCAAGGCTTTCGTGGCCAAGGCGGCGGTCAACGGTATCGACGTGTTCCGCATCTTCGACGCCATGAACGACGTGCGTAACCTGCGTGTGGCCATCGAAGCGGTCAAGGCTGCGGGCAAGCATGCCCAGGGCACCATCGCCTACACCACCAGCCCAGTGCACACCATCGACGCGTTCGTCGCCCAGGCCAAGCAGATGGAAGCCATGGGTTGCGACTCGGTGGCGATCAAGGACATGGCCGGCCTGCTGACCCCGTTCGCCACGGGCGAGCTGGTCAAGGCACTGAAGGCCGAGCAGTCGCTGCCGGTGTTCATCCACTCCCACGACACCGCCGGCCTGGCCGCCATGTGCCAGCTCAAGGCAGTCGAAAACGGTGCCGACCACATCGACACCGCCATCTCCAGCTTCGCCTGGGGCACCAGCCACCCGGGCACCGAGTCGATGGTTGCCGCGCTCAAGGGCAGCGAGTTCGACACCGGTCTGGACCTGGAGCTGCTGCAGGAAATCGGCCTGTACTTCTATGCCGTGCGCAAGAAGTACCACCAGTTCGAAAGCGAATTCACCGCGGTGGACACCCGCGTGCAGGTCAACCAGGTGCCGGGCGGCATGATTTCCAACCTGGCCAACCAGCTTAAGGAGCAGGGCGCGCTCAACCGCATGAACGAAGTGCTGGCTGAGATCCCGCGTGTGCGCGAAGACCTCGGCTTCCCGCCGCTGGTTACCCCGACTTCGCAGATCGTCGGCACCCAGGCGTTCTTCAACGTACTGGCTGGCGAGCGCTACAAGACCATCACCAACGAAGTGAAGCTGTACCTGCAAGGCGGTTATGGCAAGGCACCAGGTGTGGTGAGCGAGCAGCTGCGTCGCCAGGCCATCGGCAGCGAAGAAGTGATCGACGTTCGCCCGGCTGACCTGCTGAAGCCGGAAATGGCCAAGCTGCGTGAAGACATCGGTGCCCTGGCGCGCTGCGAGGAAGACGTACTGACGTTCGCCATGTTCCCGGACATTGGCCGCAAGTTCCTCGAAGAACGTGAAGCCGGCACCCTGGTACCAGAAGCCTTGCTGCCGATTCCGGAAGCTGGCGCTGTGGCTTCGCATGGCGGCGAAGGCGTGCCGACCGAGTTCGTCATCGACGTGCACGGCGAAACCTACCGCGTCGATATCACCGGTGTGGGCGTCAAGGCCGAAGGCAAGCGTCACTTCTACCTGTCGATCGACGGCATGCCGGAAGAAGTGGTGTTCGAGCCGCTCAACGAGTTCGTCAGCGGTGGCGGTAGCAAGCGCAAGCAGGCCAGCGCACCGGGCCACATCAGCACCACCATGCCAGGCAACATCGTCGATGTGCTGGTCAAGGAAGGCGATGTGGTCAAGGCCGGCCAGGCCGTACTGATCACCGAAGCCATGAAGATGGAGACCGAAGTGCAGGCAGCCATTGCTGGCAAGGTCGTGGCCATCCACGTGGCCAAGGGCGACCGTGTAACGCCGGGTGAGATCCTGATCGAGATCGAAGGCTGAGATAAGCCTTCATCTACAAGCGGTTAACCTCTGGGGAGCGGATGCTCCCCTTTTTTTATTTATATAGGTGCATTTTAGTGCAGATGATAGGTATGAAGACGGTCTGTTTCTGCACTAAAATACAGATGTGAGATGGATCCGAAAGAAAATCTGCACTATGCTGCAGATCGATTGCTGAAGGTGGTCGAAAACATGCAGTAAATTGCAGGTGACCAAATGTATAGACTCACACTCCAGCTACATGACCAAGGTCAGTGGCACGATGCTATTGCCATCGCCTTTGCCGAGCCGGAAAGAAGCTTTTCCAGCCCCTGCGAGTTCGGATACACATCCAACTATGTCAAAACCAATCTTAATGCGTACGAC encodes:
- a CDS encoding PA3496 family putative envelope integrity protein, coding for MARDYDGTYQPNAKARKQQEKDQRRMEYRRAIESYCDQRQLLRDLADYPELQELTVWQASAAVSPKNAPQAR
- the zwf gene encoding glucose-6-phosphate dehydrogenase, producing MTIPCDILVFGGTGDLALHKLLPALYHLYREARLNNAVRIIALARRNLPRSEYVKLAERHCRAQIARNDFDEEVWRRFSARLDYFTMDASQSADFGRLARYLGEPGGLTRIFYLATAPNLFVPIANHLRIAGLADSEARIVLEKPIGHSLESATAINEAIGAVFAEPQVFRIDHYLGKETVQNLMALRFANALLEPVWRNGQVDHVQISVCETLGVENRGAYYDRAGATRDMLQNHLLQLLCLVAMEPPAQFEAEAVRDEKVKILRALKPITGQDVQDKTVRGQYGAGRIGGQEVPAYYFEKDVDNDSDTETFVAVQAHIDNWRWAGVPFYLRTGKRMARRSSQIVIQFKPVPHELFNGGQVNQLLIQLQPEERISLRMMTKTPGKGMRLEPVDLDLNLAQVFGQTRRWEAYERLLLDVLEGDSTLFMRRDEVEAAWAWIDPIIKGWEEHFQAPRHYSAGANGPEQANALLAHQGRAWHS
- the oadA gene encoding sodium-extruding oxaloacetate decarboxylase subunit alpha gives rise to the protein MSKKIHVTDTILRDAHQSLLATRMRTEDMLPICDKLDKVGYWSLEVWGGATFDACVRFLKEDPWERLRKLRAALPNTRLQMLLRGQNLLGYRHYSDDVVKAFVAKAAVNGIDVFRIFDAMNDVRNLRVAIEAVKAAGKHAQGTIAYTTSPVHTIDAFVAQAKQMEAMGCDSVAIKDMAGLLTPFATGELVKALKAEQSLPVFIHSHDTAGLAAMCQLKAVENGADHIDTAISSFAWGTSHPGTESMVAALKGSEFDTGLDLELLQEIGLYFYAVRKKYHQFESEFTAVDTRVQVNQVPGGMISNLANQLKEQGALNRMNEVLAEIPRVREDLGFPPLVTPTSQIVGTQAFFNVLAGERYKTITNEVKLYLQGGYGKAPGVVSEQLRRQAIGSEEVIDVRPADLLKPEMAKLREDIGALARCEEDVLTFAMFPDIGRKFLEEREAGTLVPEALLPIPEAGAVASHGGEGVPTEFVIDVHGETYRVDITGVGVKAEGKRHFYLSIDGMPEEVVFEPLNEFVSGGGSKRKQASAPGHISTTMPGNIVDVLVKEGDVVKAGQAVLITEAMKMETEVQAAIAGKVVAIHVAKGDRVTPGEILIEIEG
- a CDS encoding LysR family transcriptional regulator yields the protein MRKSLMRMTLRQLQIFNEVCDLRSYSRAAEEMALTQPAVSLQIRQLEELIGQPLFEYVGKKLYLTEAAEALQRASRDIFGRLESLDMQLSDMQGSLQGQLKLAIESSAKYFVPHLFAAFKQRHPEVNLTLTVVNRAQAIRRLSDNRDDLIIMSMVPQDMGLEFLPFLNNPIVAVAPPDHPLCKLEHLRLQDLEPHTLLVREQGSGTRKACEEYFKDKRVHFTQTLEVASADAQRECVIAGLGIALLTRHALNLELATGVLKELPVEELPLYRSWCVVQSKAKRQSPVALAFLAFIRSERALISALVERFSGKLPPTPATP
- the hexR gene encoding transcriptional regulator HexR, with the translated sequence MNLLQHIAQSRHLLRKSELKVADHVLLDPAAVMHSSMADLAHSVGISEPTIVRFCRAIGCSGFQDLKLKLAQSLAAGASFGQFAIHEDDSVADYSLKIFDTTLHTLMEVREHLDPHALQQAVSAMAQAQRVEFYGFGASGAVAADAQHKFFRLLLSAAAYSDPHMQAMSAVTLKPGDVAVCISQSGRSKDLLITANLVRESGANLITLCPSQTPLAELSTVNLAIDVHEDTEIYTPLTSRIAHLVVIDVLAMGVAMARGPSLVNHLKSVKRSLRSLRLSPKSIKAMDD
- a CDS encoding acetyl-CoA carboxylase biotin carboxylase subunit, with amino-acid sequence MIKKILIANRGEIAVRIVRACAEMGIRSVAIYSDADRHALHVKRADEAYSIGAEPLAGYLNPRKLVNLAVETGCDALHPGYGFLSENAELAEICAERGIKFIGPAADVIRRMGDKTEARRTMIAAGVPVTPGTEGNVADIHEALSEGDRIGYPVMLKATSGGGGRGIRRCNSREELEQNFPRVISEATKAFGSAEVFLEKCIVNPKHIEAQILGDSFGNVVHLFERDCSIQRRNQKLIEIAPSPQLTPEQRAYIGDLAVRAAKAVNYENAGTVEFLLADGEVYFMEMNTRVQVEHTITEEITGIDIVREQIRIASGLPLSVKQEDIQHRGYALQFRINAEDPKNNFLPSFGKITRYYAPGGPGVRTDTAIYTGYTIPPFYDSMCLKLVVWALTWEEAMDRGLRALDDMRVQGVKTTAAYYQEILRNPEFRSGQFNTSFVESHPELTNYSIKRKPEELALAIAAAIAAHAGL